In Microbacterium pumilum, the following proteins share a genomic window:
- the ddaH gene encoding dimethylargininase, which translates to MSTQNTAPAASTSSATVASTSTRRIQQHRTYLMCRPEHFTVSYTINPWMEPANPTDTARAIQQWQTLYDTYIALGHDVHLIDPIEGLPDMVYTANGGFIIDGVAYGAKFRFQERVPEGPAFMAWFGESGFDVVDPLEVNEGEGDFLLVGDTILAGTGFRSTGDSHRELSEVFGKEVVSLNLVDPRFYHLDTAISVLDPVEGPDGVEKANIAYLPGAFDARGQQILAERYPDAILVSDEDGAVFGLNSASDGLNVLISPRAKGFEAQLRERGYNPVLIDLSELLLGGGGIKCCTLELRGASR; encoded by the coding sequence ATGTCCACGCAGAACACCGCGCCCGCCGCTTCGACAAGCTCAGCGACCGTGGCAAGCACCTCGACCCGCCGCATCCAGCAGCACCGCACGTACCTGATGTGCCGCCCCGAGCACTTCACTGTCAGCTACACGATCAACCCGTGGATGGAGCCGGCGAACCCGACCGACACCGCTCGCGCAATCCAGCAGTGGCAGACGCTGTACGACACGTACATCGCCCTCGGCCACGACGTGCACCTCATCGACCCGATCGAGGGTCTTCCCGACATGGTCTACACGGCCAACGGCGGGTTCATCATCGACGGCGTCGCCTACGGTGCGAAGTTCCGCTTCCAGGAGCGCGTGCCCGAAGGCCCCGCGTTCATGGCGTGGTTCGGCGAGAGCGGCTTCGACGTCGTGGACCCCCTGGAGGTCAACGAAGGTGAGGGCGACTTCCTGCTCGTCGGCGACACGATCCTCGCCGGCACAGGCTTCCGCTCGACGGGCGACAGCCACCGCGAGCTGAGCGAGGTCTTCGGCAAGGAGGTTGTGAGCCTCAACCTCGTCGACCCGCGCTTCTATCACCTCGACACCGCCATCTCGGTGCTCGACCCGGTGGAGGGGCCCGACGGCGTCGAGAAGGCGAACATCGCGTACCTCCCCGGCGCTTTCGACGCGCGCGGTCAGCAGATCCTGGCCGAGCGCTACCCGGACGCCATCCTCGTCTCGGATGAGGACGGCGCCGTTTTCGGTCTCAACTCGGCCAGTGACGGCCTCAATGTCCTCATCTCGCCGCGGGCGAAGGGCTTCGAGGCGCAGCTGCGCGAGCGCGGTTACAACCCCGTGCTCATCGATCTGTCCGAGCTTCTCCTTGGTGGCGGCGGCATCAAGTGCTGCACGCTCGAGCTGCGAGGAGCCTCGCGATGA
- a CDS encoding helix-turn-helix transcriptional regulator gives MVKPTKVTNSIRPLREAAGLTQAELARRIGVTRQTLIAIELGRYSPTLELAFQISRVFAVGLDDVFQYPDADPS, from the coding sequence ATGGTCAAACCCACGAAGGTCACCAACTCGATCCGACCGCTGCGCGAAGCGGCGGGCCTCACCCAAGCCGAGCTCGCCAGGCGCATCGGCGTGACGCGCCAGACGCTCATCGCGATCGAGCTGGGCAGATACTCGCCGACGCTCGAGCTGGCGTTCCAGATCTCGCGGGTCTTCGCAGTCGGACTGGACGATGTGTTCCAGTATCCGGACGCCGATCCGTCCTGA
- a CDS encoding NAD(P)/FAD-dependent oxidoreductase: MTETVLDTAVIGAGAAGLHVGRLLMDRGMSAELFDAHPRVGDSWRERYRSLRIFSPSRVSSLPGLPLDVGFFRFPTAQQMGDYLERYATRFGIVVRTDAAVAGLTRDDSGRFRLDLANGDAVLAHRVVVAAGAHRTPKLPEFARDLDPGITQVTSIDYRGPEQLAPGDVLVVGAGNSGTDIALEAARNGHRVTIAGRHPGQVPVDVDTPIGNILSGIFLSRLRHLTIDTEKGRAAKETHRGIMLIRNKLADLDRAGITRVARIESVVDGLPVTADGAAIDAATVVWATGSRPDLGWIRIDGVLDAEGEPLHDRGMARRCAGLAFVGLDFQHSAASGALFGMGADAEYVVDALCSVERPAERPGTRVGEAVI; this comes from the coding sequence ATGACCGAAACAGTTCTCGATACCGCCGTCATCGGCGCCGGAGCCGCTGGTCTGCACGTCGGCCGTCTGCTGATGGACCGGGGGATGAGCGCAGAGCTGTTCGATGCGCATCCGCGCGTGGGCGACTCCTGGAGGGAGCGCTATCGCTCCTTGCGGATCTTCAGCCCGAGCCGCGTCTCGAGCCTCCCCGGGCTTCCGCTGGATGTCGGCTTCTTCCGGTTCCCCACGGCTCAGCAGATGGGGGACTACCTGGAGCGGTACGCCACGCGCTTCGGCATCGTCGTGCGCACCGACGCGGCCGTCGCCGGGCTGACGCGGGACGACTCGGGGCGATTCCGGCTCGACCTCGCGAACGGGGATGCCGTGCTGGCACATCGTGTGGTCGTCGCGGCGGGCGCGCATCGCACGCCGAAGCTTCCGGAGTTCGCGCGCGACCTCGACCCCGGCATCACGCAGGTGACTTCCATCGACTACCGAGGCCCGGAGCAGCTCGCACCCGGCGACGTGCTCGTGGTCGGCGCCGGCAACTCGGGCACGGACATCGCGCTCGAGGCAGCGCGCAACGGTCATCGGGTCACGATCGCAGGGCGTCATCCCGGGCAGGTGCCGGTCGACGTCGACACGCCGATCGGCAACATCCTCTCGGGCATCTTCCTCAGCCGACTCCGCCACCTCACGATCGACACGGAGAAGGGTCGCGCCGCGAAGGAGACTCATCGCGGCATCATGCTGATCCGCAACAAACTCGCCGATCTCGACCGGGCGGGGATCACGCGCGTCGCACGCATCGAGTCGGTCGTCGACGGACTGCCCGTCACTGCGGATGGCGCCGCGATCGATGCGGCCACGGTGGTGTGGGCGACGGGGTCGCGGCCGGACCTCGGTTGGATCCGCATCGACGGCGTGCTCGACGCCGAGGGCGAGCCACTGCACGACCGTGGGATGGCACGCCGATGCGCCGGACTGGCATTCGTCGGACTCGACTTCCAGCACTCGGCGGCGTCGGGGGCGCTGTTCGGAATGGGCGCCGACGCGGAGTACGTCGTGGACGCGCTGTGCAGCGTCGAACGCCCGGCCGAGCGGCCCGGCACGAGGGTCGGGGAAGCCGTGATCTGA
- a CDS encoding response regulator transcription factor yields MPDHAKDGGGATVTSTLNDWTARFEDLSRDEAAGGLSAQGLDDLGLAAWFIGRAKESERAWDAAHLAYLEAGDVDAAIRCAFWIGFTLSEEGDGIRGGAWMARVFELCQSDAAGRGSEALVAICRSVAAFGRGRIDESADLAQKAVAIARATRDADAEVLATMSLGRALVAIGRIEDGFAQMDQVMLMISSHHVSDRVAGPAYCAVIASCLARWDVDRARVWTRDLSSWCDAQEGLKPFRGECSVLRAVVLRVGGEWEEATRTLTEVAAHERRPETRENAVYGLAELHRLAGRRGEAEAAYRLAADLGREVQPGLGLLRRDQGDSVTARSGISRALEAAGEPNRRADLLAAQVELEAAHGDLDTAERAAADLGALATALDTVYLRAQADRARAIVLVARDDSAAALPLLRRSWAAWRSLDAPYEAALTRMQLGRAARASGDEEGAQLEFDAARSTLAMLGAAPDLDRLERIASPVPPSAAGGLTPRESEVIRLIARGLSNRAIANELFLSERTVARHVSNILAKLALPSRAAATAFAFEHGMTTPA; encoded by the coding sequence ATGCCCGATCACGCGAAGGATGGCGGCGGCGCCACTGTCACCTCGACGCTGAACGACTGGACGGCACGGTTCGAAGATCTCAGCCGTGACGAGGCCGCGGGCGGGTTGTCGGCGCAGGGTCTCGACGATCTCGGGCTGGCGGCCTGGTTCATCGGCCGCGCCAAGGAATCGGAGCGGGCGTGGGATGCTGCGCATCTCGCCTACCTCGAGGCCGGCGATGTCGATGCGGCCATCCGGTGCGCGTTCTGGATCGGTTTCACGCTGTCGGAGGAGGGCGATGGGATCCGTGGCGGCGCATGGATGGCTCGCGTGTTCGAGTTGTGCCAATCCGATGCCGCTGGTCGAGGCTCGGAGGCGCTCGTCGCGATCTGCCGATCGGTCGCCGCATTCGGTCGCGGCAGGATCGACGAGTCAGCGGATCTCGCCCAGAAGGCCGTCGCGATCGCGCGTGCGACCAGAGACGCCGACGCAGAGGTGCTGGCCACCATGTCGCTCGGGCGGGCGCTCGTGGCCATCGGGCGGATCGAAGACGGCTTCGCGCAGATGGACCAGGTCATGCTGATGATCTCGTCTCACCACGTGAGCGATCGGGTCGCCGGCCCCGCCTATTGCGCGGTGATCGCGAGCTGCCTCGCACGATGGGACGTAGATCGCGCCAGGGTGTGGACCCGTGACCTCAGCTCCTGGTGCGATGCACAGGAGGGCTTGAAGCCATTCCGTGGCGAGTGCTCGGTGCTGCGCGCCGTGGTTCTCCGAGTCGGCGGGGAGTGGGAGGAGGCGACACGCACCCTCACCGAGGTCGCGGCTCACGAGCGTCGTCCCGAAACGAGGGAGAACGCTGTCTACGGCCTCGCCGAACTCCACCGGCTCGCCGGCCGTCGCGGCGAGGCTGAGGCCGCATACCGCCTGGCCGCCGATCTCGGGCGCGAGGTACAGCCGGGGCTCGGGCTGCTGCGTCGCGATCAAGGAGATTCGGTGACCGCCCGGAGCGGGATCTCGCGCGCGCTGGAGGCCGCCGGCGAGCCGAACCGGCGCGCGGATCTGCTCGCGGCGCAGGTCGAGCTCGAGGCCGCCCATGGCGACCTCGATACGGCCGAGAGGGCGGCCGCAGACCTCGGAGCGCTCGCCACGGCGTTGGACACCGTCTACCTTCGCGCACAGGCGGACAGGGCGCGGGCGATCGTGCTCGTCGCGCGTGACGACTCCGCTGCCGCGCTGCCACTGCTGCGCCGATCGTGGGCGGCGTGGCGCAGCCTCGATGCTCCCTACGAGGCCGCCCTGACGCGGATGCAGCTGGGCCGCGCCGCGCGCGCATCGGGAGACGAGGAGGGGGCGCAGCTCGAGTTCGACGCCGCACGATCGACGCTCGCGATGCTCGGCGCGGCGCCGGATCTCGACCGCCTGGAACGCATTGCGTCGCCCGTGCCTCCGTCGGCCGCCGGAGGTCTCACTCCCCGGGAGAGCGAGGTGATTCGGCTCATCGCGCGTGGCCTCTCGAATCGAGCCATCGCGAACGAACTCTTCCTCAGCGAGCGGACTGTCGCCCGGCATGTGAGCAACATCCTCGCCAAGCTTGCGCTGCCCAGTCGCGCGGCTGCCACTGCATTCGCGTTCGAGCACGGAATGACCACACCGGCCTGA
- a CDS encoding proline dehydrogenase family protein, which translates to MVTDPSQGDTDLTASGDDLAARAVLLAQRWITESAEVDVDPAAERLAGVLKDPNGLPFTIGFVDGVMRPESLTAAASNLSRVAPLVPGFLPWYLRGAVRVGGAVAPILPSPVVPIARRVLREMVGHLVVDARPEKLGPAIAAIRESGAKLNLNLLGEAVLGEDEALRRLDGIHDLIRRPDVDYVSVKVSAIASHISMWAFDEVVDKVVERLLPLYVTAAGPSTGPGTDTTFINLDMEEYRDLDLTIAVFTRILEDPRLRDLEAGIVLQAYLPDALPALEQLTTWAQARVAAGGARIKVRLVKGANLAMERVDAVMHGWSLATYDAKVDSDASYLRCLEFALRPENTAAVRIGVAGHNMFDIAYAWLLAAETGVQHDVEFEMLLGMAQGQVHAVAREVGHVLLYVPVVRPDEFDVAISYLVRRLEENASSENFLSAAFELADDPAMFDRERDRFLASLERAVDPALRTGPNRRQDRTAALPDSLRARARLQHGDTGEDDAGLTQAVLGIARSAGTDAGDTAPLAPVAAEEQTFGGGAFVETAVFASRESEGRAAGAPGFRNAADTDPALPANRAWAREIVGRIEASTAGDATIAAARVDDEGTLEAIVGRVRDAAARWGAMPAAERSVIIAEAARSLEARRGELIEVAASETGKIFAEADVEVSEAVDFASYYAATARELDRVSGAVFEPARLTVVTPPWNFPVAIPAGGVLAALAAGSGVVFKPAPQARRCAAVVAEALWEAGVPRDVLALVDIDEGSLGRRLLSHPDVDRVILTGSWETAALFRSWRPDLPLLAETSGKNAMIVMPSADLDLAAGDVIKSAFGHAGQKCSAASLAILVGPVGRSRRFARQLVDAAASLRVGPPTDPLAEVGPVIEPPQGKLAWALSTLDEEEQWLVEPKLVTVAMPVEAQGRDGIPELAGRLWSPGIRTGVQPGSRFHQEEFFGPVLGIMHAHSLAHAIELQNAVAYGLTAGLYTQNPDDLATWLDRVEAGNLYVNRGITGAIVQRQPFGGWKRSSVGAGTKAGGPNYLVGLGSWRATSGSTGSATLHLRGLDSRISSVIEAAQPSLDYESFEWLRRGALSDAIAWDREFGQVKDVSGLGIERNLFRYRPISAVAIRAAADASWQAVLRVAIAGIRAGSSLTLSASVGLPAAVRRAFSDQGIAVFVETDEQWIQRMVGSTDIIAEAADAASVSRPPRTRLVGSRESVAALHRGLAEAVGGDPDLAVYDNEVTTAGRLELLPFLHEQSITITAHRFGNPDRWSESVI; encoded by the coding sequence ATGGTGACCGACCCTTCACAGGGGGACACCGACCTCACGGCATCCGGCGACGACCTCGCCGCGCGTGCCGTGCTGCTGGCGCAGCGGTGGATCACCGAAAGCGCCGAGGTCGACGTGGACCCCGCCGCCGAGCGACTCGCCGGCGTACTGAAAGACCCGAACGGGCTTCCCTTCACGATCGGCTTCGTCGACGGCGTGATGCGTCCCGAGAGCCTGACGGCCGCGGCATCCAATCTGAGCCGCGTGGCACCCCTCGTCCCCGGGTTCCTGCCGTGGTACCTGCGCGGGGCAGTCCGAGTCGGTGGCGCCGTGGCCCCGATCCTGCCGTCGCCGGTCGTGCCCATCGCACGTCGCGTGCTGCGTGAGATGGTCGGGCACCTCGTCGTCGACGCGCGACCCGAGAAGCTCGGGCCGGCGATCGCGGCGATCCGCGAGAGCGGCGCGAAGCTCAACCTCAATCTGCTCGGCGAGGCCGTGCTCGGTGAGGATGAGGCGCTGCGCCGGCTCGACGGCATCCATGACCTGATCCGTCGCCCCGATGTCGACTACGTGTCGGTGAAGGTGTCGGCGATCGCGAGTCATATCTCGATGTGGGCGTTCGACGAAGTGGTCGACAAGGTCGTGGAACGACTGCTGCCGCTCTATGTGACGGCGGCCGGCCCTTCGACAGGCCCAGGGACCGACACCACCTTCATCAACCTCGACATGGAGGAGTACCGCGACCTCGACCTCACGATCGCCGTCTTCACCCGCATCCTCGAAGACCCGCGCCTGCGCGACCTCGAGGCGGGGATCGTGCTGCAGGCCTACCTCCCCGACGCGCTGCCGGCGCTGGAGCAGCTGACCACATGGGCACAGGCACGCGTCGCGGCAGGCGGGGCGCGCATCAAGGTGCGACTGGTCAAGGGTGCGAACCTGGCGATGGAGCGAGTCGATGCCGTCATGCACGGCTGGTCGCTGGCCACGTACGACGCGAAGGTCGACTCCGACGCCAGCTACCTGCGCTGCCTCGAGTTCGCACTTCGGCCCGAGAACACCGCAGCGGTGCGGATCGGCGTCGCAGGACACAACATGTTCGACATCGCCTACGCGTGGCTGCTCGCGGCCGAGACCGGCGTTCAGCACGATGTCGAGTTCGAGATGCTGCTCGGCATGGCCCAGGGCCAGGTGCACGCGGTGGCGCGCGAGGTGGGGCATGTGCTGCTCTACGTGCCCGTCGTGCGTCCGGACGAGTTCGACGTGGCGATCAGCTATCTCGTGCGGCGCCTCGAAGAGAACGCCTCGAGCGAGAACTTCCTCTCGGCGGCATTCGAGCTCGCCGACGACCCCGCGATGTTCGACCGCGAGCGGGACCGGTTCCTCGCCTCGCTCGAGCGCGCCGTGGATCCGGCCCTTCGCACCGGACCGAACCGCCGGCAGGACCGCACCGCGGCGTTGCCGGACTCGCTGCGCGCGCGTGCCCGGCTGCAACACGGCGACACGGGCGAGGACGACGCGGGGCTCACGCAGGCGGTGCTCGGAATCGCCCGTTCCGCCGGGACTGACGCGGGCGACACCGCGCCGCTCGCTCCGGTCGCTGCCGAGGAGCAGACCTTCGGCGGCGGGGCCTTTGTCGAGACCGCGGTGTTCGCGTCGCGAGAGTCGGAGGGCCGAGCCGCCGGAGCCCCCGGCTTCCGCAATGCCGCCGACACCGACCCTGCGCTTCCCGCCAACCGGGCGTGGGCGCGCGAGATCGTGGGTCGCATCGAGGCGTCGACGGCCGGTGACGCGACGATCGCGGCCGCTCGCGTCGACGACGAGGGGACGCTCGAGGCGATCGTCGGCCGGGTGAGGGATGCCGCGGCGCGATGGGGTGCGATGCCCGCCGCCGAGCGCTCTGTGATCATCGCCGAGGCCGCGCGTTCGCTCGAGGCGCGTCGCGGCGAGCTGATCGAGGTGGCGGCTTCGGAGACCGGCAAGATCTTCGCCGAGGCGGATGTCGAGGTCAGCGAGGCCGTGGACTTCGCGAGCTATTACGCCGCGACCGCACGCGAGCTGGATCGCGTCAGCGGCGCCGTCTTCGAGCCCGCCCGGCTGACCGTGGTCACCCCTCCCTGGAACTTCCCCGTCGCGATCCCCGCCGGCGGCGTGCTCGCGGCGCTCGCCGCCGGATCGGGCGTGGTGTTCAAGCCCGCGCCCCAGGCGCGACGGTGTGCCGCCGTCGTCGCTGAGGCGCTGTGGGAGGCGGGCGTTCCTCGGGATGTGCTGGCGCTCGTCGACATCGACGAAGGCTCACTCGGCCGGCGGCTCCTGTCCCATCCCGACGTCGATCGCGTCATCCTCACCGGATCGTGGGAGACGGCCGCACTGTTCCGCTCGTGGCGCCCCGACCTGCCGCTCCTCGCCGAGACCAGCGGCAAGAACGCGATGATCGTGATGCCGTCGGCCGACCTCGACCTGGCAGCGGGCGATGTCATCAAGAGTGCGTTCGGCCATGCCGGCCAGAAGTGCTCGGCGGCCTCGCTCGCGATCCTCGTCGGTCCGGTCGGCCGGTCACGCCGGTTCGCTCGCCAGTTGGTGGATGCCGCGGCATCGCTCCGCGTCGGACCGCCGACCGATCCGCTGGCCGAGGTCGGCCCCGTGATCGAGCCGCCGCAGGGCAAGCTCGCATGGGCGCTGTCGACCCTCGACGAGGAGGAGCAGTGGCTGGTCGAGCCCAAACTGGTAACGGTTGCTATGCCTGTCGAAGCACAGGGACGGGACGGCATCCCGGAACTCGCCGGTCGTCTCTGGAGTCCCGGCATCCGCACCGGGGTGCAGCCGGGGTCGCGATTCCACCAGGAGGAGTTCTTCGGGCCGGTGCTCGGCATCATGCACGCACACTCGCTCGCACACGCGATCGAGCTTCAGAACGCGGTCGCGTACGGCCTCACGGCCGGGCTCTACACACAGAACCCCGATGACCTCGCGACGTGGCTCGACCGCGTCGAGGCCGGAAACCTCTACGTCAACCGGGGGATCACGGGTGCGATCGTGCAGCGCCAGCCGTTCGGCGGCTGGAAGCGCTCGTCGGTCGGCGCCGGCACCAAAGCGGGCGGACCGAACTACCTTGTCGGCCTCGGATCGTGGCGTGCCACCTCGGGCAGCACCGGTTCCGCGACGCTGCACCTGCGGGGGCTCGACTCGCGTATCTCGTCGGTCATCGAGGCGGCTCAGCCGTCGCTGGACTACGAGTCCTTCGAGTGGCTGCGTCGAGGTGCCCTGTCGGACGCGATCGCGTGGGACCGCGAGTTCGGACAGGTGAAGGATGTCTCGGGGCTCGGCATCGAGCGCAACCTCTTCCGGTACCGTCCGATCTCTGCAGTCGCCATCCGTGCGGCGGCCGATGCGTCCTGGCAGGCCGTCCTCCGTGTCGCGATCGCGGGCATCCGCGCGGGGTCGTCGCTGACGCTGAGCGCGTCTGTCGGGCTCCCCGCCGCGGTGCGTCGCGCCTTCAGCGACCAGGGCATCGCCGTGTTCGTCGAGACCGATGAGCAGTGGATCCAGCGCATGGTCGGCTCGACCGACATCATCGCCGAGGCGGCGGATGCGGCATCCGTTTCTCGTCCGCCGCGGACGCGTCTCGTGGGTTCTCGCGAATCCGTGGCGGCGCTGCATCGCGGGCTCGCCGAGGCAGTGGGAGGCGACCCCGACCTCGCGGTCTACGACAACGAGGTGACCACGGCGGGCCGGCTCGAGCTTCTGCCGTTCCTTCACGAGCAGTCCATCACGATCACCGCGCACCGCTTCGGCAATCCCGACCGCTGGTCGGAGAGCGTGATCTGA
- a CDS encoding collagen-binding domain-containing protein, with product MCTVGGTLATVVIVSSFIAASAGAAPGDTIGPINPVTQPLDGHPANSGFLAFIENDVQLNADEAEGTLALGGDLAFNRTYNLEAARPTFTVPGETQSVTLFVGGGIRFPADSGLILRLLGGAGYAKVADTSTYTAFDTDSNGAVQNFHIVPPGGTFETQPRIEGTVTQTPASIAAPVPDDLIDLPAAFELYRDTSTLLGSCTPTIELVARDDGADLPTPYPPGTNARLTLVAGQTNVLNITASDLANLAEITYPTAPSADTPLLVNITGDFIGSMPNSAGISSVSAPFILWNFVDATTMTVTGGDSLQGTVYAPRALVNWQVTQNIEGNVIAAAFIHGLPIAAPVGLPREIHDFPFGTELTCVEAGPTPTPTPTPTPTPTPTPTPTPTPTPTLTPTPTPSASPTAGVTPTPTDPALAASGGDTGWLPLAAVAALGLGGILLVGDGVRRSRRRGRV from the coding sequence ATGTGCACCGTCGGAGGGACTCTGGCGACCGTGGTGATCGTGTCGTCCTTCATCGCAGCCAGCGCTGGAGCGGCGCCCGGCGACACGATAGGGCCGATCAATCCGGTGACCCAGCCCCTCGACGGGCACCCCGCCAACAGCGGTTTTCTGGCCTTCATCGAGAACGATGTGCAGCTCAACGCCGACGAGGCGGAAGGAACGCTCGCGCTCGGCGGCGACCTGGCGTTCAACCGCACGTACAACCTGGAAGCTGCGCGACCGACCTTCACCGTGCCTGGCGAGACGCAGTCCGTGACCCTCTTCGTCGGAGGCGGCATCCGATTCCCCGCCGACAGCGGGCTCATCCTTCGACTGCTCGGCGGTGCCGGGTACGCCAAAGTCGCCGACACGTCCACCTACACCGCCTTCGACACCGACTCCAACGGTGCGGTGCAGAACTTCCACATCGTGCCGCCCGGCGGCACCTTCGAGACCCAGCCGCGGATCGAGGGCACAGTCACCCAGACGCCGGCCTCCATCGCGGCGCCCGTCCCGGACGACCTCATCGACCTCCCGGCCGCTTTCGAGCTCTACCGCGACACGTCGACGCTGCTCGGCAGCTGTACGCCGACGATCGAGCTCGTCGCCCGCGACGACGGCGCGGACCTTCCGACTCCGTATCCCCCTGGGACGAATGCACGGCTGACGCTGGTCGCCGGCCAGACGAACGTGCTGAACATCACCGCGTCCGATCTCGCCAATCTGGCGGAGATCACGTATCCGACAGCCCCCAGCGCGGACACACCGCTGCTCGTGAACATCACCGGCGACTTCATCGGCTCGATGCCGAACAGCGCAGGCATCAGCTCGGTGTCGGCGCCCTTCATCCTGTGGAACTTCGTGGATGCGACCACCATGACGGTGACCGGAGGCGACAGCCTGCAAGGGACGGTCTACGCACCGCGAGCGCTCGTCAACTGGCAGGTGACCCAGAACATCGAGGGCAACGTGATCGCGGCCGCGTTCATCCACGGCCTTCCGATCGCCGCTCCAGTGGGTCTGCCGCGCGAGATCCACGACTTCCCGTTCGGCACCGAGCTGACGTGTGTCGAGGCGGGTCCGACACCCACCCCGACGCCGACACCGACACCCACGCCGACGCCGACACCCACACCGACACCGACACCCACACCGACACTCACGCCGACGCCGACGCCGAGTGCGTCTCCGACCGCCGGGGTCACGCCGACGCCGACCGACCCCGCGCTGGCGGCGAGCGGCGGCGACACCGGCTGGCTGCCCCTGGCCGCAGTGGCCGCTCTCGGCCTCGGCGGTATCCTCCTCGTGGGCGACGGCGTGCGGCGCAGTCGGCGTCGCGGACGCGTCTAG
- a CDS encoding acyl-CoA thioesterase: MNVIWRTLLITVLARRRVRRQGRIDPVAVGVIRLTTLPTDLDILRHMNNGRYLSLFDLGRWDLLIRTGMADAMRRHGWYAVVSSETITFRKSLNPWQRFDVESRFMGHDDKALYLEHRAVVDGEVYARAIIRARMLKRSGGTLSHDELFAALGRPDGLPDVAPWVHDWAAASALPSTRADAPSVWR; the protein is encoded by the coding sequence GTGAATGTGATCTGGCGGACCCTCCTCATCACCGTGCTCGCGAGGCGGCGCGTGCGCCGTCAGGGGCGCATCGATCCGGTAGCCGTGGGCGTCATCCGGCTGACGACCCTGCCCACGGATCTCGACATCCTGCGGCACATGAACAACGGTCGCTACCTGTCGCTGTTCGACCTCGGCCGATGGGATCTGCTCATCCGGACAGGGATGGCCGACGCGATGCGCAGGCATGGCTGGTACGCGGTGGTGTCGAGCGAGACGATCACCTTTCGCAAGTCGCTGAACCCTTGGCAGCGCTTCGACGTCGAATCGCGCTTCATGGGGCACGACGACAAGGCGCTCTATCTCGAGCACCGTGCGGTCGTCGACGGTGAGGTCTACGCGCGAGCCATCATCCGCGCGCGCATGCTCAAGCGCTCCGGCGGCACGCTGTCGCACGATGAACTGTTCGCCGCGCTCGGCAGGCCTGACGGGCTCCCGGATGTCGCACCCTGGGTGCACGACTGGGCCGCGGCATCCGCTCTGCCGTCCACCCGCGCCGACGCACCGAGCGTCTGGCGCTGA